The sequence below is a genomic window from Pecten maximus chromosome 14, xPecMax1.1, whole genome shotgun sequence.
CCCCCTTCACCCGCCATGTTTTCTATTTGATCTACTTCCGGTTTACATCAACCAATCAACTATTCGTTTATAAACTTTCCAATGAGGCGATGTAAGGTGAAATATGATTGGCTTATACCAGACCCCGTGGCTCTTGGTAACGTTGACATAAACAATATGGAACCAGAGAGTGTCATGATTTACCGAACTACTGACATGTGAGCGATAATACACAACAAGGAAAGCAGTTGAATAAACGGTTGTAAGTAACACATCATATATATACGTTAGCATACATGGTGTCTCATCACCTGAGTTTACCTAAGTTTATTTCCAGTACAGGATATTATAAATAATCCTCTTCACTGGACTCAAAATCATACAACAGATTGGGGAAATCGACCAACTTCCGTACTGCAGTATATAATGCGGAAACCTGCCTGTTATTATTGAtgtgtagtttttttttaaataaaataactaAAATCACTTTAAACTTAACTTTAAAAAATCGTCCAAGGCTCATTTAGTcatgaaacatcatacaaatgctaaataaaaaattatttgcacGTTTCGGTAAACATCTTTTAGTTAGTAAAACATCAATTACCTTATCGTAAGGTAGCTATTGCAAAATTTACTGTTAAAGCAATTTGGTGATATTTAGTAACAAATCCATACTTCAACACAATAGCCTAGTGATTGAGCTTGTAATGGTGGTACATGTGATTAATAGTATTTGATAGCAAAGTAATGGATGCAGGCTAAAAGCCTCCATCATAAATTGCATATCAATTTAATATAATATGGCACTTTGGCATTTAAGAATTgacaatattattattattattattattggtaCTGAAACAATGCATTTTTGGAATGTTCTTATAAAGCTACCCctaatgtacaatgtagtgtGCTTTCTGTCTCTACAACAGATTGTGGTAAACTGTTCCTTGTATCAATGATACTTTAACTGAAAAAGTTTTTTCTTATATCCAGGCGACATTTTTTTATAGATGTTTTCTTGGAGTGGCCCCTGGTCCTGTTTTATTGTCAATTTGGAAATATTCTCTAGTTACTCTggaatcatatacatgtacattgtatatgttgttGACAATTTTGAAAACGTTGATCATGTCTCTTCTACTCCGGCGGTGCTTTGGTGTTGGTAGATTTAATCTCTCTAAATGTTCCGTATATGACAGATCCATAAAGCCAGGTAGTAGCTTAGCTTAATGCTCTTCTTTGCACGTTCTCAATGAaattgatgtacattgtatttagcTTTGTAAGGGCTCTAAACACTAGCGGCATATTCTAAATGGGGTCTATAACCAGTGCTTTTAATATTAATCTAAATATTCCTGCATCAAGATCTATCCAAAAATGATCTCCTAATTAGTCCCAACTATACTGTTTTCCTTGTTAACTATAAGATGCATTTAAATTCTTATCTATTGTTACACAAATGTCCTTTTCACTGGTAATATTTTCTAATTGGAGCCGTCCATCTGCCGGTCCTAACATgaagtatctttttttttctgaagctGTTATGGATAATACTTTACATTTGTTGGGATGAAATTTAAGTAGTCACATGTCcaactacatgtagtttagTAATTTGTCCAAATCATTTTGAAGAATCAAACATCCCCCTTAGTCTTTATCTGCCTGCATGATTTAGTAACATCAGCAGACAGTGtgattgtttagaggaacaaggatgtatctccaacatggcgtgcttagaagtaaagggTCGTgtctcaaatttatcaattttcagattttgataaattacaattccGACTGAGTTTTTCCTATAGAATATGTTCtttatatcaatggaaattgtctaattcctttaaatcacacagtatttatacagaattagaccatttcaattgatataatgtacaaattctataagaaaatctcattcctagttgtaatttattaaaatctaaaaatggaTAAATTTGAGATATGGCCCTTTACTTCTAACcactccatgttggagatacgtccttgttcctctaagCAATCGAGTGGTGAAGGGGACTTTGTGGACAAGTAATTTCTTGGAGGTAATTTATATAAAGGTTGAATAAAATTGGACTGAGTAAACACAGTGCTTACAGTACTACACATTGTGACAGATAAAAGGAAAGTTGATTGGAAATCAAACACTAAGCCAGATTGATCAGTCAATTCAGTCAACATACCAAAGGTTTTATAACTTTTAACTTTTTGATCAATTCTGTCCCACCTACAATCAGACTCACTGTTAGTGTCGAATACAAACTATTGTGCCAGTTTATTAAATTGTTTCTTCTCTGTTCCAGGACATTATGTCATCTGATGATATCTATGCTGACCAGGCCAAACATCTGGTTGATGAGGTTATTGATCATGCCATTAAAAGACTAGAGACCAGTCTTTCTCTGAATGACAGAGAAAAAACTTTTGAATCAATTCGTATTTCATCAGAAATCAATTCCAGGCAGTCAACTTTTGTCAAAGATGAAAATTATGAAGTGAAAAATGTGAAATGGTTAACTATTGATGAATTTACTGAAGAAAAGGCAGAACAGAAAATCAATGAATTTATCAAGGTAATTACTGGTACTTATCTTAtctttaataataaatatatgattcAATGTTAATGTAGTTATCAAATCCAGAACACTGATGTTCTCCTCATAATAAGTCATATTCTATCAATGTATAAAAAAGACATATCTTTCaagtatatattacattgtatgtaataacaggatacatgtttttgtttccaGATCGACTGAAGAAAGTATTTGAAAACTTTGCTATTATAATCTTTTCCCTGTTTGGCTCACCCTCTGAAACTGAAAATTTTACTCTTGAAAAATCCACTCACCTCCTATGCATATCTAAATTCAgaaattacacatgtataatttgattacatgatatgatttgttttttcATAGACCTGGCAATATGAGGACAGCTGGCAGTACTGTATAGACTTCCTTGGAGAAGACCCACATGAATTTGACACACGGTACCGATTCCGAGTGCGCTGGAGCATTCCTACACGGAGGAAGCCAATTCCGCGTGCCACAGCATGTGTATACTTCTCATTTGTCGTGTCAAAAATTAAACCAAAAGTAAGTAAATCTGAGTCCCCCTGACTATGATacagtacataaaacaggttGTCCACTGTTATAGAgctatatttaaaacaaatatcttgCTAAGGAGGCCCAATAGTTGATCTAACAATCAATTACACAATTGTGAAAAGTTACATTATGCATAAGGAATGAATTATCTCTGTCGACTAAACTCagttttatcattttatctCACCTGGTCTGAATTAAGGTTTCAAGCTGCTTCAATTGTATGCCATTACTACACATGATCAATGTACAAGTTCACAGTTTATGTATCTTTCATACAAACAATTTGTTCTGTGATTGGccaatttcaaataaaaactaaaattcTAGGTTTTCAATTTGTTATTTTACTGTGTTATAGATGCAAGCatgaatttatttatatttaactCAGCATTTTAATCTACAATATACAGTTTTGGTCTCCTGtatcattgtatataacataccacatgtaataaattgttattcttTCTTTCATTCTAGCATTTTCCTGTTGATGTGTTATTTGTCTTTGAAGGAAACAGACTTGTACACAAGTAAGTTCGTTTAATTAATTCTGTTTTTCCCATACTTCCAGTTAAAGTTAATAACAGTGAAGTTTGACatgtcaacatatatatacacaaaatttTCAAGGTGTTAATTACAGTTAATAATATACACCTGGTACACCTGGTCCATATCTAGGGTGAGGTAATAATATACTCCTGGTCCATTTAAATTTCCAGGGTTAGTAATAATACACACCTGGTCCATTTCCAGGGTGaggtacatgtagtaatatACACCTGTCCATTTCCAGGGTGAGGTAGTAATATACACCTGGTCCATTTCCATGGTTAGTAATAATACACACCTGGTCCATTTCCTGGGTTAGTAATAATATACACCTGGTCCATTTCGAGGTTGAGGTAATAATAAACTCCTGGTCCATTTCCAGGTTGAGGTAATAATATACATCTGGTCCATTTCCAGGGTTAGTAATAATACACACCTGGTCCATTTCCAGGGTTGGTAATAATATACACCTGGTCCATTTCCAGGGTGTGGTAATAATATACACCTGGTCCATTTCCAGGGTGAGGAAGTAATATACACCTGGTCCATTTACAGGGTGAGAAAGTAATATACACCTGGTCCATTTCCAAGGTGAGGTAATAATATACACCTGGTCCATTTCCAGGGTGaggtacatgtagtaatatACACCTGTCCATTTCCAGGGTGAGGTAGTAATATACACCTGGTCCATTTCTAGGGTTTAGTAATTATATACACCTGGTCCATTTCCAGGGTGAGGTAGTAACATACACCTGGTCCATTTCCAGGGTTAGTAGTAATATACACCTGGTCCATTTCCTGGGTTAGTAATACTTATACACCTGTTCCATTTCCTGGGTTAGTAATAATATACACCCGTTTCATTTCCTGGGTTAGTAATAATACACACCTGGTCCATTTCCAGGGTGAGGTAGTAATATACACCTGGTCCATTTCCAGGGTTAGTAGTAATATACACCTGGTCCATTTCCTGGGTGAGGTAGTAATATACACCTGGTCCATTTCCTGGGTGAAGTAGTAATATACACCTGGTCCATTTCCTGGGTTAGTAATAATATACACCTGTCCATTTCCAGGGTGTGGTAATAATACACCTGGTCCATTTCCAGGGTGAGGTAGTAATATACACCTGTCTATTTCCAGGGTGAGGTAGTAATATACACCTGTCTATTTCCAGGGTGAGGTAGTAATATACACCTGGTCCATTTCCAGGGTTAGTAATAATACACACCTGTCCATTTTCAGGGTGAGGTAGTAATATACCCCTGGTCCTTTTCCATTGTTAGTAATTATACACACCTGTCCATTTCCAGGGTGAGGTAGTGATATACACCTGGTCTTTTTCCATTATTAGTAATTATACACACCTGGTACATTCCATGTGAGCTCCTGttggtacaatgtattttgcATAAAATCTGTTAatttagaaatataaaaaaataatctcaTTTCGTGCTACTATTGGTAATGTAATAAATTTAGTCGTATTATAACTCGCAAATTTGCCAGAAAATGGTTTTGCTATTACAACTAATTCAGAGTTAAAAGGGTTGAATTGCTTGAGTTACTGTGGCTGTAAGGAATGTTAGAAATGTAATTAATATGTTGTTTAATAtctgtttttatattttacaggcctGGGGAGAGTAGATTCCGTGAGAAGTGGCTTAAAGACATTATTGAAAGTAAAGTGATGATGATGCAAATGGTGGAGTTTTAGGAGAGCTGGTAATTCATCTAAAACCAAAACATTACAAACAATCATGTGCAAATTTTAGACAGTGTTGGAGGAATTGGAATGAAATAATACGATCTTGAAAAGTGAAATAGGATCCCCAGATCTTTGAAATTACAGACTTCAGATTTTTGTTGAGTTGTCTTTCTTGACCTATGTTGAGTGTGATATTTCATTACAAGGTTTCCTACCTATATATTTGGTAACTGGAGGAATGGTGATATCATTTAAGCCACTGTGATAATAGGCCATGATGTCATATATTAAAAATGGTCACATGGTAAATAGTTGTTAATATTATCTTAATAAAGAATCATCTAAGTAACCTTTGTCTCTATTTCTTCTATAACGTGGACTGTTATTGCTTCTTCTATAACGTGGACTCTTATTAtaccccccgcaacgaagttaggggcggtatactggaatcaggttgtccgtccgtccgtctgtagacacaacgatgtaccggctactcctcctaaactactgatccgatttcaatgaaacttaatgacaataatccttatacattgtagatgtgcgtaatctatatctCGTCGTAATtgtttggttaccatggtaaccagggcacaaaacttagttttttggGGGAGTTTGTGGATGTAACGATGTACctgctactcctcctaaactacttatccgatttcaacgaaacttcatgacaataacccttatacattgtagatgtgcgtaatctatataacattgtaattttttggttaccatggtaaccagggcacaaaacttagttttttggTGTACTCCTCttatggttaccatggtaaccagggcacaGAACTTAGTtttttcatgacaataatccttatacattgtaggtgtgcgtaatctatatcacgtcgtaattttttggttaccatggtaacaagggcacaaaacttagttttttggGCGAGTTTGACgcaacgatgtaccggctacttCTCCTAAACTACTTATctgatttcaacgaaacttcatgacaataatccttatacattgtagatgtgcataATCTATATCACGTCGTAATTTTTTGAATAAATCCCATTCACACTTTACCTTTCTCATAacctttttcggcatagccgtctaattttcttttggccccggatatgacacgacaggtggcgttctggtcaagatgaagtatgtgattggtcaatgtagcggtcaatgcaaaatgcagatatacagttagaaacgaaacaaagttaaagggacctcacggtaaaccaatatttattttgtatttttatcatattattgggtatatctttaaaaacaataacctgaacaatgaccattcgaatttgatgatgtatgtacataaaaacatgaattatcaattattaaaatgttatcactctgaatatgcaaattttgtgacatttaCGAttaacgcatgcgcacaacaaactaaaacacatggaaacaaaaatggcttccaatgtgaatcgactggggattgaaaacgataacagcttccgcaatgaagagaataataggaaa
It includes:
- the LOC117342109 gene encoding A-kinase anchor protein 14-like; this translates as MSSDDIYADQAKHLVDEVIDHAIKRLETSLSLNDREKTFESIRISSEINSRQSTFVKDENYEVKNVKWLTIDEFTEEKAEQKINEFIKTWQYEDSWQYCIDFLGEDPHEFDTRYRFRVRWSIPTRRKPIPRATACVYFSFVVSKIKPKHFPVDVLFVFEGNRLVHKPGESRFREKWLKDIIESKVMMMQMVEF